Below is a window of Streptomyces sp. WMMB303 DNA.
TGCGGTCGTCGACCTCGGTCGCGGCCGGCGGCTCCACCAGCCAGTCCGGGTTCGCCTGCCGGTCCCACCAGCGCCAGGCGGCGTAGGCGCCGCCCGCCAGCAGCCCGATCAGACCGGCGCGCCGCACGAACCGGCCGGCGCGCGAGCGCCGGCGGCGGCGCCGGGTGAGCTTCTCGATCTCCTCGACCGTCACCTGACCGCGCAGCGCGGCCACCGCCGCGGCCCCGCGCGCCGCCGCTTCCTCGCGGGCCGGTCCGGCGGCGGCGCGGGCCTCCGTCATCGCCGTCTCCAGGCGCGGGCCTGCGTAGGCGGCCGCCCGGCGGGCCGCCTCCCGGGTGTGCTCGGCCGCGCGGCCCGCGGTCCTGTCCACCTCGGGAGGCAGGGCGTCGAGAGCCTGCGCGACCCGGGGGCCGACGTAGTGCTCGTATCCTTCACGGGCGGAGTGGCGAGCCTGCTCGGCGGCCTTGGAGACCTTCGGCCCGAGCCGCGCACTCGCCTCATGGGCATAGCGCGCCGCGGTGTCCTTGGCTTGGCCCGCGTGGGGCTTCACCACTTCCGCGGCATGGCGCACGTTCTCCTTGGCCGTGCCGGTCGCAGCGCGCACGCTTTCCTTGGCGGTCACGGTTCCTCCTCCTCGGTGGCTCATGACTCACGTGGCAGTCTCTCCGACAACGGAGGACAGGAAGTCGTTTTCCACCTGTTTCGAAGATCATGCCTGCCGGTGCTCCGCCCCGCTCTCCCGGTCGGGCATCCGGGTCAGCCATCGCCCCCGGCGTCCGTGGGAGGATCGGGGCGAGACAATGCAGGCAGATGGAAGGTAGACCGTGGCCGAGCAACTCCACGCCATCCTGAAGACCAACCACGGCGACATCCGCGTTCAGCTCTTCCCGAACCATGCGCCCAAGACGGTCAAGAACTTCGTCGAGCTCGCCGAGGGCTCCCGCGAATGGACGCATCCGCAGACGGGTGAGAAGACCACGGCGAAGCTGTACGACGGCACCGTCTTCCACCGTGTGATCAGCGGCTTCATGATCCAGGGCGGGGACCCGCTGGGCAACGGCACCGGCGGCCCCGGGTACGAGTTCGGCGACGAGATCCACCCCGACCTCGCCTTCACCAAGCCGTACCTGCTGGCCATGGCCAACGCGGGTCCGGGCACCAACGGCTCGCAGTTCTTCGTCACCGTCGGTGCCACGACCTGGCTGACGGGCAAGCACACCATCTTCGGCGAGGTCGCGGACCAGGCCGGCCGGGAGGTCGTGGACAAGATCAGCGGTACCGAGACCAACCCTCGCACCGACCGTCCGGTGCAGGACGTCGTGCTGGAGTCCGTCGTCATCGAGCGGCAGTAACCGCGGCAGGCGGCGGCAGCCGGCGGCCGGCACCCGTCGGCGGGCCGGCGGCCCGAGCGGCAGCGGGAACCACACGCCTCACCCGTCCGTATGTCAGGGCGGGTGGGGCGTGTGCGTACGGGACACTGGAGGGGTGAGCGTGGAGCAGGACGGACAACCCGGGGGCGGGGCCGCACAGCCGGCGCCGAAGTACTGCTACCGGCATCCGGACCAGGAGACGGGCATCTCGTGCACGCGCTGCGAGCGGCCCATCTGCCCGGAATGCATGGTGGCGGCCTCCGTCGGATTCCAGTGCCCCGAATGTGTGCGGTCGGGCTCCGGGACCGGACACCGGCCGGGTGCAGATCGGCCCAGGACGGTGGCGGGCGGGCGCGTCACGGGGGATCCGCGGCTGGTCACGAAGGTGCTGCTGGGCATCAACGTGGCCGTCTTCATCGCGGTGCTCGCGGGCGGCGACCGGCTGCTGGACGAACTGCTGCTGTTCGGGCGGGCGGTCACCGAGCCGTACGGTCCGGTGGAGGGCGTCGCGGAAGGGCAGTGGTACCGGCTGCTGACCTCGATGTTCCTGCACCAGGAGATCTGGCACATCGCGATGAACATGCTCGGCTTGTGGTTCCTGGGCCCGCCGCTGGAGTCGGCGCTGGGCCGGTTGCGCTTCGCGGGCCTGTATCTGCTCTCCGGGCTGGCCGGCGGCGCGCTCACCTTTCTGCTGGCCGTGCCGCAGCAGGCGTCGCTGGGCGCCTCCGGCGCGATCTTCGGCCTGTTCGGCGCGATGGCCGTGCTGATGCGGCGGATGCGCTACGACATGCGGCCGATCCTGATCCTGCTGGCCATCAACCTGGTCTTCACCTTCACCTGGAAGAACATCGCCTGGGAGGCGCACGTCGGCGGCCTGGTCGCGGGTGTGCTGCTGGCCTACGCGATGGTGCACGCCCCGCGCGCACGGCGGACCCTGGTGCAGGTCGGTGCCTTCGTACTGCTGCTGGCGGTGGTCGTGGTGCTGCTGGTGGTACGGACACTCCAGCTGACCTGACCTGACCTGACCTGACCTGACCTGACCTGAGCCGGGTCGGGTCAGGCCGGTCGGGCGCGCCGGGTCGGCCGCCGGGGGCCGCCCGCCGGCCCCGGTCTCCGGTGGACAACCGGGTTGCCGGGACCTTCGTACGGTGCTCGAAAGTGGGCTCGACCCTCGGTTGTCCACAGCGGGTGCGGAATCTTGTGCACGGCGTGGTCCACTCGAGGCCGTCTTCGCTCAGGTGTGCGCATCCCTTGCTATTGCAGGGTCGACCTGGGCTCTTCCCGGCGCCGGTGCAGTCACATCGGCGTCAACACCCAGAAAGTTATCCACAGATCTTGTGAGTTATCCAAGGCTGTGGATCAGCCTGTGGATAACTCTTATTTCCACTGGGTGGAGACGACGAAGCCGGTCGCGATGAAGCCGAAGCCGACCACGATGTTCCAGTTGCCCAGCGACTCGACCGGAAGCGAGTTGTTGGTGACGTAGAACACCACGATCCAGGCGAGGCCGATGCCGAACAGCGCCAGCATCAGCGGCGCGACCCAGCGGCGTCCGCCACCACGCAGGTCGATGTTGGTGGCCTTCTTCTCCGGCGGGGGCGTGAAGTCCGCTTTCTTCCGGGTACGTGACTTCGGCACGAGAGACTCTCCTGTCGATGCTCTGCTGACCGCCGTACGGCCCATGGGGACGGTGGTCCGTTAGCGTAGTGCTTTCCCAGGGTGGAGGGAGACAAGGGTACGGTGACCAGATCGTTGATCCGGCCTGCACGGCTGGCTGCCATAGGTGTCTTCGCCCTCGCGGGCCTCATCTTCTGGGTCAGCTTCAACACGGCGCAAGGGACGAACATCCGCAGCGACAGTTCGATGCTGCGGCTCTCCGACCTCATCCAGGAGCGCAGCAGGCAGAACGCGGAGCTGGACCGCCAGGCGGCCGGGCTCCGCCGCCAGGTCGACAAGCTCGCCCGGCGCGACGACGGCAGCACCCGCGACCAGGACCGCAGGCTCGACGACCTGGAGAAGCGCGCGGGACTCAAGAAGCTGTCCGGCCAGGGGCTGACCGTCACCCTGGACGACGCCCCCAGCAACGCCACCGCCAAGGTCCCCGGACTCCCCGACCCCGAGCCCAATGACCTGGTCATCCACCAGCAGGACCTGCAGGCGGTCGTCAACGCCCTGTGGCAGGGCGGCGCCAAGGGCATCAAGGTGATGGACCAGCGGCTCATCTCCACCAGTGCCGTGCGCTGCGTGGGCAACACCCTCATCCTCCAGGGCCGCGTCTATTCCCCGCCCTACAAGGTCAGCGCCGTCGGGGACCGGGAGCAGCTGCGCACCGCGCTCGACAAGGCTCCCGCGATCCGCAACTACCTCGAGTACGTGGACGCCTACGGTCTCGGCTGGAAGGTCGAGGAGCACAAGGCGATGACGCTTCCCGGCTACTCCGGCACAGTGGATCTCCAGCAGGCCGAGCCCGTGCGGTGAGCGTGCCCGCGCCGGGCCCTCCCGGGCCGAGCACGTCCCTGCCGAACAGGTCCGCGGCACGGATGTTCGCGGCCGACGGGAAGCGGGCCGGCAGCCACCGGTCGATCGCCTGGGCGCGGCCGGACGGCACCCGGTCGGCGAGCGTGGGGAAGACGGACGCGCTCACGCGCCGAGGCCGTACTCTGACGCCGTACTCTTGGGTGGGCCGAACGGCATGCGTGCCCGACGGGCGCGGGAGGAGAGAGGACGGCATCGCGGGATGTACGGCTGGATCTGGCGGCATCTGCCGGGCAACGTCTATGTACGCGCACTGATTTCGGCGGTACTGGTGACCGGGGCCGTCTTTCTGCTGTTCCAATACGTCTTCCCGTGGGCGGAGCCGCTGCTGCCCTTCAACGACGTGACCGTGGACGGTGC
It encodes the following:
- a CDS encoding DUF5324 family protein, giving the protein MTAKESVRAATGTAKENVRHAAEVVKPHAGQAKDTAARYAHEASARLGPKVSKAAEQARHSAREGYEHYVGPRVAQALDALPPEVDRTAGRAAEHTREAARRAAAYAGPRLETAMTEARAAAGPAREEAAARGAAAVAALRGQVTVEEIEKLTRRRRRRSRAGRFVRRAGLIGLLAGGAYAAWRWWDRQANPDWLVEPPAATEVDDRTSLSSVNGSPAESSGSDGSELDPEVRAKQEDAESEGRDKQ
- a CDS encoding peptidylprolyl isomerase; amino-acid sequence: MAEQLHAILKTNHGDIRVQLFPNHAPKTVKNFVELAEGSREWTHPQTGEKTTAKLYDGTVFHRVISGFMIQGGDPLGNGTGGPGYEFGDEIHPDLAFTKPYLLAMANAGPGTNGSQFFVTVGATTWLTGKHTIFGEVADQAGREVVDKISGTETNPRTDRPVQDVVLESVVIERQ
- a CDS encoding rhomboid family intramembrane serine protease; the protein is MSVEQDGQPGGGAAQPAPKYCYRHPDQETGISCTRCERPICPECMVAASVGFQCPECVRSGSGTGHRPGADRPRTVAGGRVTGDPRLVTKVLLGINVAVFIAVLAGGDRLLDELLLFGRAVTEPYGPVEGVAEGQWYRLLTSMFLHQEIWHIAMNMLGLWFLGPPLESALGRLRFAGLYLLSGLAGGALTFLLAVPQQASLGASGAIFGLFGAMAVLMRRMRYDMRPILILLAINLVFTFTWKNIAWEAHVGGLVAGVLLAYAMVHAPRARRTLVQVGAFVLLLAVVVVLLVVRTLQLT
- the crgA gene encoding cell division protein CrgA, with product MPKSRTRKKADFTPPPEKKATNIDLRGGGRRWVAPLMLALFGIGLAWIVVFYVTNNSLPVESLGNWNIVVGFGFIATGFVVSTQWK
- a CDS encoding DUF881 domain-containing protein encodes the protein MTRSLIRPARLAAIGVFALAGLIFWVSFNTAQGTNIRSDSSMLRLSDLIQERSRQNAELDRQAAGLRRQVDKLARRDDGSTRDQDRRLDDLEKRAGLKKLSGQGLTVTLDDAPSNATAKVPGLPDPEPNDLVIHQQDLQAVVNALWQGGAKGIKVMDQRLISTSAVRCVGNTLILQGRVYSPPYKVSAVGDREQLRTALDKAPAIRNYLEYVDAYGLGWKVEEHKAMTLPGYSGTVDLQQAEPVR